The following proteins come from a genomic window of Terribacillus aidingensis:
- the dltC gene encoding D-alanine--poly(phosphoribitol) ligase subunit DltC, giving the protein MDFKEKVLQVIAEVCEDDVVKEEHDLDIFEAGLLDSFATVELIVQFEEQLGINVPITEFDRDTWNTPNAIIERLNELK; this is encoded by the coding sequence ATGGATTTCAAAGAGAAAGTACTACAAGTTATTGCAGAAGTTTGTGAGGATGATGTTGTAAAAGAGGAGCACGATCTAGATATTTTCGAAGCAGGATTGCTGGATTCCTTTGCAACAGTGGAGCTGATTGTTCAATTTGAAGAACAGCTTGGCATCAATGTACCGATTACAGAGTTCGACCGTGATACGTGGAATACACCAAATGCTATTATCGAACGTCTGAATGAGCTGAAATAA